One genomic window of Maribacter aquivivus includes the following:
- a CDS encoding PAS domain-containing sensor histidine kinase yields the protein MNKEFHFLDDGGEMGKLMREKDWSLTPLGKPEGWPQSLRTTLNILLNSPFPMFLFWGEALKGFYNDAYRPILGVDGKHPYILGLNGKESWAEIWEDIEPMLKVVTDKGESIWRENLLIPIFRNGQMEDVYWTFSYSPVKDESGRVSGVLVIVTETTEAVLAERRLRESERRFRELANLSPVWIWITDNDINIEYANKALLDYVGVENEAEFTGQVWVDVVHPDDLALVYAGFGKALEKQTGFTLEYRVINDFSKKYEWFKVLGVPKFEGGEMVGFIGTGMNINKQKSFADQLKEEVSSRTKQLADSNLKLEEMNKELQSFAYISSHDLQEPLRKIQMFSEVLMEKEFDKLSSSGKTKFEKIQSAANRMQSLINDLLSYSRTDTEKRVFETVDLRSLVEDVKNDLGEELHKKNGTITLVNSIEVEVVKFQFRQLMYNLLSNSIKYSKSDVPPVITIKTEVITNANSIDEKLLKNKEYVQITITDNGIGFEEQFSKKIFEVFQRLHSKQEYVGTGIGLAIVKKIVLNHAGVISATGELNKGSVFTIILPKKQ from the coding sequence ATGAATAAAGAATTTCATTTTCTTGATGATGGTGGCGAGATGGGTAAGTTAATGCGCGAAAAAGATTGGTCTTTAACACCGCTAGGTAAACCTGAAGGTTGGCCGCAGAGTCTTAGAACTACACTTAATATCTTATTGAACTCACCATTTCCCATGTTTTTGTTTTGGGGAGAAGCCCTAAAAGGTTTTTATAATGATGCATATAGACCAATTTTAGGTGTTGATGGAAAGCATCCGTACATATTAGGATTAAATGGTAAGGAATCTTGGGCGGAGATATGGGAAGATATTGAACCTATGCTTAAAGTGGTCACTGATAAAGGTGAATCTATTTGGCGAGAGAATTTATTGATTCCTATCTTTAGGAATGGTCAAATGGAAGATGTTTATTGGACCTTTAGCTACAGTCCTGTAAAGGATGAGTCTGGTCGTGTTTCTGGGGTTTTGGTTATAGTTACCGAAACTACCGAGGCGGTATTGGCGGAGCGACGATTGAGAGAGAGTGAACGTAGGTTTAGGGAACTAGCCAATCTATCTCCCGTTTGGATATGGATTACCGATAATGATATTAATATTGAATATGCCAACAAAGCATTATTAGATTATGTAGGTGTAGAAAATGAGGCTGAATTTACAGGGCAAGTGTGGGTAGATGTTGTGCATCCTGATGATTTAGCTTTAGTATATGCTGGTTTTGGAAAAGCTTTAGAAAAACAAACGGGTTTTACTTTAGAATATAGAGTGATAAATGATTTTAGTAAAAAATATGAGTGGTTTAAAGTACTAGGTGTTCCTAAATTTGAGGGAGGCGAAATGGTTGGCTTTATTGGTACAGGAATGAATATTAACAAGCAAAAATCATTCGCAGATCAATTAAAAGAAGAAGTAAGCAGTAGAACAAAACAATTGGCAGATAGTAATTTAAAGCTAGAGGAAATGAATAAAGAGCTTCAGTCCTTTGCATATATTTCTAGCCATGATTTACAAGAGCCTTTACGTAAGATTCAGATGTTTTCAGAGGTGTTAATGGAGAAAGAATTTGATAAACTTTCTTCCTCAGGAAAGACCAAATTTGAAAAGATACAATCTGCTGCCAACAGAATGCAATCGCTTATAAACGACCTGTTGTCATACTCCCGCACAGATACAGAGAAAAGGGTTTTTGAAACTGTCGATTTAAGGAGTCTCGTTGAAGATGTTAAAAATGATTTGGGTGAAGAGCTCCATAAGAAAAATGGCACAATTACACTTGTAAATTCAATTGAGGTGGAAGTGGTAAAATTTCAATTTCGCCAGTTGATGTACAACCTTTTATCTAACTCCATTAAGTACTCAAAAAGTGATGTACCTCCAGTAATTACTATAAAAACGGAAGTAATCACTAATGCTAATTCAATAGATGAGAAGCTATTGAAAAATAAAGAATACGTTCAAATCACTATTACTGATAATGGCATTGGTTTTGAAGAACAGTTTTCTAAAAAAATATTTGAAGTATTTCAACGACTACATTCTAAGCAAGAGTATGTTGGTACAGGTATTGGGTTGGCCATTGTAAAAAAGATTGTCCTAAACCACGCGGGAGTCATTAGTGCTACAGGTGAATTAAATAAGGGATCTGTTTTTACAATTATACTTCCTAAAAAGCAATAA
- a CDS encoding sigma-70 family RNA polymerase sigma factor, which produces MRQLKITKQITNRDSISLEKYFQEISKIDLITAEEEVELARKIRKGDQKALDKLVSANLRFVVSAAKQYQNRGLRLTDLINEGNLGLVKAAKRFDETRGFKFISYAVWWIRQSILQALSNTSRMIRIPQNKIAVNSKIYQVYSSLEQANERPPSADEIASELDISVSKVKTSIKNSGKSISLDAPFKEGESSSLYNVLESTKLNSPDNDLMAKSLETDINQVLRKIPERQGDVLRLFFGLGNQPAMSLIEIGEVFDVTRERVRQIKDKGIKSLRRTSNTELLRAYL; this is translated from the coding sequence ATGCGACAACTAAAGATCACCAAACAAATTACGAATAGAGATTCCATTTCATTAGAAAAATATTTTCAAGAAATCAGTAAAATAGATTTGATTACTGCAGAAGAGGAAGTAGAATTGGCAAGAAAAATTCGTAAAGGTGATCAGAAAGCGTTAGACAAATTGGTAAGTGCCAATTTAAGGTTCGTAGTATCTGCCGCCAAGCAATATCAAAACAGAGGACTACGCTTGACCGACCTCATCAACGAAGGTAATTTAGGATTGGTAAAAGCTGCAAAGCGCTTTGATGAAACTAGAGGTTTCAAGTTTATCTCGTATGCCGTTTGGTGGATCCGCCAATCAATTCTTCAGGCACTTTCTAATACCTCGCGTATGATTAGAATACCGCAGAACAAAATTGCAGTAAACAGTAAAATCTATCAAGTATATTCATCTTTAGAACAAGCAAACGAAAGACCACCGAGTGCGGACGAAATTGCATCTGAATTAGACATAAGCGTTTCTAAAGTAAAAACCTCTATTAAAAATTCCGGCAAATCTATTTCTTTAGATGCCCCTTTTAAAGAAGGAGAATCTTCTTCTTTATATAACGTGTTGGAGTCTACAAAACTAAATAGTCCTGACAATGACTTGATGGCAAAATCATTAGAAACAGACATTAATCAGGTGTTGAGAAAAATTCCAGAAAGACAAGGTGACGTTTTACGTCTTTTCTTTGGCTTAGGTAATCAACCTGCAATGAGTCTTATTGAAATAGGTGAAGTCTTTGATGTTACTAGAGAACGGGTACGACAAATAAAGGACAAGGGTATTAAATCTCTTAGACGTACTTCAAATACCGAATTATTACGCGCTTACCTATAA
- the proC gene encoding pyrroline-5-carboxylate reductase yields MKILVIGAGNMGLTYAEGMSKSKLLKKRNIMVLDTSEEKLEELRENPQFDAFDDLKNCAPQADIIFIAVKPYHAESVFLKLNPLVKPGQIVISIMAGVTIDTIQNLTGLTKIVRAMPNLPASIGRGLTSFVASKEVTRIELLTIESLLDTTGKSIQVSNENFIDASTGISGSGPAYVFYFMQSMMEAALKMGFTPNVSKVLVAQTFTGAIELFNQNELSPNSWMDKVASKGGTTRAALDSMENNNVGELIKEAAFAAFERAVELGKEQVNSIE; encoded by the coding sequence ATGAAAATACTAGTAATAGGAGCCGGCAATATGGGATTGACTTATGCAGAAGGCATGTCGAAATCAAAATTACTTAAGAAGAGGAATATAATGGTGCTCGATACTTCTGAAGAGAAGTTAGAAGAACTACGCGAGAATCCACAATTTGATGCTTTTGATGATTTAAAAAATTGTGCCCCACAGGCAGATATTATTTTTATTGCGGTAAAACCATATCACGCAGAAAGTGTTTTCTTAAAACTGAATCCCCTTGTAAAACCTGGTCAAATTGTTATTTCTATTATGGCCGGTGTTACAATCGATACTATTCAGAATTTAACGGGACTCACAAAAATAGTTCGCGCTATGCCTAATCTACCTGCATCAATTGGTAGAGGACTAACGTCATTCGTAGCTTCTAAAGAAGTAACTAGAATTGAGTTGTTAACCATAGAAAGTTTGTTAGACACTACGGGTAAATCTATTCAAGTAAGCAATGAAAACTTCATTGACGCTTCTACCGGTATATCTGGTAGCGGACCAGCTTATGTATTTTATTTTATGCAAAGCATGATGGAAGCTGCGCTAAAAATGGGCTTTACACCAAATGTTTCTAAAGTTTTAGTCGCACAAACATTTACGGGGGCTATTGAACTTTTTAACCAAAATGAACTTTCCCCAAATTCTTGGATGGACAAAGTTGCTAGCAAAGGCGGTACTACTCGTGCAGCACTAGATTCTATGGAAAACAATAATGTTGGAGAATTAATAAAGGAAGCCGCTTTCGCCGCATTTGAGCGTGCAGTTGAACTTGGTAAAGAACAGGTAAATTCTATAGAATAA
- a CDS encoding NUDIX hydrolase, translated as MKGIKNKKFIPNLSYDCVIFGFNGVNLKILILEYHNTGLFALPGGFIKKNQSLQDAVNKGVEERTGLKNVFLDQFQIFGKPERSDPAAMRRILVANDKNLEKNEWMMDRFITVGHYALINYEDVNPKPDHLSDSIDWYDIDSVPQLMMDHNEIVDKALEVLRNNISEKIIGMNLLPPKFTMKQLQQVFEAILDQTLRRTSFQRKMLSLDILQRHEKLFEGKAHKAPYLYSFK; from the coding sequence ATGAAAGGCATCAAAAATAAGAAATTCATTCCCAACCTTTCTTATGATTGCGTGATTTTTGGATTCAATGGCGTAAATCTAAAAATTCTTATTTTAGAATATCACAACACTGGTTTATTTGCACTTCCAGGGGGATTTATCAAAAAAAACCAAAGTCTACAAGATGCCGTAAATAAAGGCGTAGAAGAACGCACAGGACTAAAAAATGTGTTCTTAGATCAATTTCAAATTTTTGGAAAACCAGAAAGATCTGATCCCGCTGCCATGCGTCGTATTTTAGTTGCAAATGATAAAAATTTAGAGAAAAATGAATGGATGATGGACCGCTTTATTACCGTAGGCCATTATGCGCTCATCAACTACGAAGATGTTAACCCGAAGCCCGATCACCTTTCAGATAGTATTGATTGGTATGACATTGATAGTGTACCCCAATTAATGATGGATCATAACGAGATAGTAGACAAAGCTCTTGAAGTACTTCGTAATAATATAAGTGAGAAGATTATAGGCATGAATCTACTACCTCCAAAATTTACTATGAAGCAGTTACAGCAAGTGTTCGAGGCTATTTTAGACCAAACACTAAGACGTACTAGTTTTCAACGTAAAATGTTATCTCTAGATATATTACAACGGCATGAAAAGCTTTTTGAGGGCAAAGCTCACAAAGCTCCATACCTATACAGTTTCAAATAA
- a CDS encoding sugar phosphate isomerase/epimerase family protein → MNKSTLNNFLKCTVLAALMFGTLTTYAQKKFGGLALYTVRDDMGTDAKATLQAVSEAGYKNIEAAGYKDGKYYGMTPADFKDLLKSLKLKPISTHQSAVTVDNADKMMADAKSAGFKYFVVPIPPMGMFTFNEEDRTMGMTGTVEDLAKILTTLGEKANKAGLKLLYHNHDFEFKKNAEGIVPIDYLLENVDPKLLNFQMDLFWVTKAGANPIAYFNKYPGRFKIWHVKDMDEQGRFAPVGTGSIGFKNILDNKELSGMKYYMVEQDMTFEGLKPLDAIKISHDGLKEIGFK, encoded by the coding sequence ATGAACAAATCAACACTTAACAACTTTTTAAAATGTACCGTTCTCGCAGCTCTTATGTTCGGAACATTAACAACCTACGCTCAAAAGAAATTTGGGGGTCTTGCGCTTTACACTGTTAGAGACGATATGGGTACCGATGCGAAGGCAACTTTACAAGCTGTATCTGAAGCAGGTTATAAAAATATAGAAGCTGCCGGTTACAAAGACGGCAAGTATTACGGTATGACTCCGGCAGATTTTAAAGACCTATTGAAATCTTTAAAATTAAAACCGATTAGCACACACCAAAGTGCAGTAACTGTTGACAATGCAGATAAGATGATGGCCGATGCTAAGTCTGCAGGCTTCAAGTATTTTGTAGTTCCTATTCCACCAATGGGTATGTTCACTTTCAACGAAGAAGATAGAACAATGGGCATGACAGGTACTGTAGAAGATTTGGCTAAAATTTTAACTACACTTGGCGAGAAAGCGAACAAAGCAGGATTAAAATTATTGTACCATAATCACGATTTTGAATTCAAGAAAAACGCAGAAGGCATTGTTCCGATAGACTATTTGCTAGAAAATGTAGATCCTAAATTATTGAATTTTCAGATGGATTTATTTTGGGTAACCAAAGCAGGCGCCAACCCAATTGCTTACTTCAACAAATATCCAGGTCGTTTTAAAATATGGCATGTTAAGGATATGGATGAGCAAGGTAGATTTGCACCAGTGGGTACAGGTTCTATAGGTTTCAAAAATATTCTAGATAACAAAGAACTTTCTGGCATGAAATACTACATGGTAGAGCAAGACATGACTTTTGAAGGTCTTAAGCCTCTAGACGCTATTAAAATTAGTCACGACGGACTTAAAGAAATAGGTTTTAAATAA
- a CDS encoding metal-dependent hydrolase family protein, producing the protein MKNLLLLVLLFTTTISIHAQSKLIKADSYLDVRTGKLISPANLLIENGTIKSINPKALPEGIETVDLTGKILLPGLMDMHVHLDGDFTGSWDYVYKESASQGTVRAVVNAEKTLMAGFTTIRSIGQLHITPELIDVAVSEASDKGMIAAPRIIPSGHMISISGGHGDISLGLAEGLVTVGPNDGIINGKYDAIEAVRYQIKHGAKFIKMHATAGVLSMEDAIGAQQLSNEEMKTVVDEAARHHIKVAAHAHGTEGIKEAIRAGVYSIEHGSIIDDEGIQLMKEKGVYLVPTRGLATIIEPMIDKMDPVMAGKAKYVMPIAKQNLKNAIKANVKIAFGTDTPIIPHGKNAIEFAALMECGMNSMEAIQTATTNSAEMLGLVDRGELKQGLLADIIAVDANPIKDISTLEHVKFVMKGGVIYKNEK; encoded by the coding sequence ATGAAAAATCTCTTACTACTTGTACTACTATTCACCACTACAATTTCCATTCATGCACAATCTAAACTGATAAAAGCAGATTCGTACTTAGATGTCAGAACCGGAAAATTAATTTCTCCTGCTAATCTGCTTATCGAAAACGGAACCATAAAATCTATTAACCCAAAGGCACTTCCCGAAGGTATTGAAACAGTCGATTTAACAGGCAAAATATTATTGCCAGGTCTTATGGATATGCATGTGCATTTAGACGGTGACTTTACTGGTAGCTGGGATTATGTGTATAAAGAAAGTGCTAGCCAAGGTACTGTAAGGGCTGTGGTCAATGCAGAAAAAACATTAATGGCAGGCTTCACTACCATAAGAAGTATAGGGCAATTACACATTACACCCGAGCTTATCGATGTTGCCGTTTCTGAGGCTTCTGATAAAGGGATGATTGCTGCACCTAGAATCATTCCTTCGGGACATATGATTTCTATTAGTGGCGGACACGGAGATATTTCTCTTGGTCTTGCCGAGGGATTAGTGACTGTTGGACCTAATGACGGAATCATTAATGGAAAATATGATGCTATCGAAGCAGTGAGATATCAAATTAAACATGGTGCTAAATTCATTAAAATGCATGCAACGGCAGGCGTACTTTCTATGGAAGATGCCATTGGTGCACAACAATTAAGTAATGAAGAAATGAAAACCGTTGTAGACGAAGCGGCAAGACATCATATTAAAGTAGCTGCCCACGCACATGGTACCGAAGGTATTAAAGAAGCTATTAGAGCTGGTGTGTATTCTATTGAGCATGGTTCTATAATAGATGACGAGGGCATACAATTAATGAAAGAAAAGGGAGTATACCTAGTTCCAACAAGAGGACTCGCTACCATAATCGAGCCTATGATTGATAAAATGGATCCTGTTATGGCCGGTAAAGCTAAATATGTAATGCCTATTGCCAAGCAAAACCTTAAAAATGCCATTAAAGCAAACGTCAAAATTGCCTTTGGTACAGATACGCCTATCATCCCTCATGGAAAAAATGCTATTGAATTTGCGGCATTAATGGAGTGTGGCATGAATTCTATGGAAGCTATACAAACAGCTACCACCAATAGTGCAGAAATGTTAGGTCTTGTGGATCGCGGTGAGCTAAAACAAGGGTTACTCGCAGATATTATTGCCGTAGATGCCAATCCTATTAAAGATATATCCACTTTAGAACATGTGAAGTTTGTAATGAAAGGTGGTGTCATTTATAAGAATGAAAAGTAA
- a CDS encoding serine hydrolase has translation MKSSHHILIRTLLLGFSVILFSGTVAYGQTKAEQIDELLKEYLAYSKFNGSALVAKDGKVIFKKGYGMANMEWDIPNNPNTKHRLGSVTKQFTAMLILQLVAEGKLDLQAPITNYLPEYPKENGDKITTHHLLTHTSGIPNYTSFPDFFKDVSRDPYTPEEFTTKFQDMELEFTPGEKFNYSNSGYFLLGVLVEKLSGKTYEEMLDEKIFFPLGMKESGFDHHSDILKNRATGYENNGNGFINSPFLDMSIPYAAGSLYATVEDLYLWDQALYTNKLLSQKYMDMYFKPHTPAFGSFHYAYGWMVGNEALGNTTDSIAVITHGGGINGFNTQISRQLSDKSLIVLLNNTGGAPLGKITQSILGIINDKSYDLPKTPLASKLLEVIASKGIDAGVAYFNKNKDNKDFDVNENEMNQTGYQLLRSDKTKEAIQVFKLNVDAYPKSANVYDSYAEALMKSGDNKGAIENYTKAVEMNPGNENAIDMLTKLGVDTSNLTKVFEVPEALLESYIGVYELMPTFKITITKEGKQLKAQATGQPMLDILAKSNDTFYLKEVAAQIQFIKDKNGAIESLTLFQNGQEMNGKKVE, from the coding sequence ATGAAATCATCGCATCACATTTTAATCAGAACACTTCTTTTAGGCTTTTCTGTAATATTATTTTCAGGTACTGTAGCATACGGCCAAACGAAAGCCGAACAGATAGATGAGCTTTTAAAGGAATATCTAGCCTATTCTAAATTTAATGGTTCTGCTCTAGTTGCCAAAGATGGAAAGGTCATTTTCAAAAAGGGATATGGCATGGCGAATATGGAATGGGATATTCCAAATAACCCCAACACCAAACATCGCCTAGGCTCTGTGACCAAGCAATTTACTGCCATGCTTATTCTACAATTGGTAGCCGAAGGTAAACTAGATCTGCAGGCACCTATTACTAACTACTTGCCAGAGTATCCAAAAGAAAACGGAGACAAAATTACTACCCATCATTTATTAACCCATACTTCTGGTATACCGAACTACACGTCATTTCCCGATTTTTTCAAAGACGTAAGTAGAGACCCGTACACCCCAGAAGAGTTTACTACAAAGTTTCAAGATATGGAGCTAGAGTTTACTCCCGGCGAAAAGTTCAATTACAGTAATTCCGGTTATTTTTTATTGGGAGTGCTTGTTGAAAAACTATCCGGTAAAACGTATGAAGAAATGCTAGACGAGAAGATATTTTTTCCATTAGGTATGAAGGAATCCGGATTCGATCATCATTCCGACATCCTAAAAAATAGAGCAACAGGTTATGAAAATAATGGTAACGGATTTATCAATTCCCCTTTCCTAGATATGTCTATTCCGTATGCTGCAGGATCGTTATACGCTACCGTAGAAGATTTATACCTGTGGGACCAAGCATTGTATACCAACAAATTGTTATCCCAAAAATATATGGATATGTATTTTAAACCACACACACCCGCTTTCGGCAGTTTTCATTATGCCTACGGATGGATGGTTGGGAATGAAGCCTTAGGTAACACAACCGATAGTATCGCAGTAATTACCCATGGTGGTGGTATTAACGGATTTAATACACAAATTTCAAGACAGCTTTCAGACAAGTCATTGATTGTGCTTTTAAACAATACAGGTGGTGCCCCATTAGGTAAAATCACGCAATCTATACTTGGTATCATAAACGATAAAAGTTACGACCTCCCTAAAACTCCTTTAGCATCTAAACTTTTAGAGGTCATAGCATCAAAAGGTATTGATGCAGGGGTTGCATATTTTAATAAAAATAAAGACAACAAAGATTTTGATGTCAATGAAAATGAAATGAACCAAACGGGATATCAACTATTGAGATCGGACAAAACCAAAGAAGCTATTCAAGTTTTTAAACTGAACGTAGACGCGTATCCAAAATCTGCCAATGTATATGATAGTTATGCCGAAGCATTAATGAAATCTGGCGATAACAAAGGTGCTATTGAGAACTATACAAAAGCGGTAGAAATGAATCCTGGTAATGAAAATGCCATAGATATGCTTACAAAATTAGGTGTCGATACCAGTAACTTAACAAAAGTGTTCGAAGTACCAGAGGCACTATTAGAAAGCTACATAGGTGTCTATGAATTAATGCCCACTTTTAAAATTACCATAACCAAAGAAGGCAAGCAATTAAAAGCACAAGCAACAGGGCAGCCGATGTTGGATATTCTCGCCAAATCGAACGATACTTTTTACTTAAAAGAAGTTGCTGCTCAAATTCAGTTTATTAAAGATAAAAACGGAGCAATTGAAAGTTTAACTCTATTTCAAAACGGGCAAGAAATGAATGGTAAGAAGGTGGAATAG
- a CDS encoding endonuclease domain-containing protein encodes MRNIIPYNPKLVELARTLRNNMTLGEIALWREIKGKKLGQKFNRQIPIDQYIVDFYCKDLQLAIEVDGSIHFKEGHEEKDKKRQARLESLGVHMLRFSDTDVKNNLGVVLEEIKVIIEKLEQTRTHP; translated from the coding sequence ATGAGAAATATTATTCCATATAATCCAAAATTAGTTGAACTCGCCAGAACATTAAGAAACAACATGACCCTTGGTGAAATTGCGCTATGGAGAGAGATAAAAGGTAAAAAGCTAGGTCAAAAATTTAATAGACAAATTCCTATCGATCAATATATAGTTGATTTTTATTGCAAAGATCTTCAACTCGCAATAGAAGTAGATGGCAGTATTCACTTTAAAGAAGGACATGAAGAAAAAGATAAGAAAAGGCAAGCACGCTTAGAATCTCTAGGGGTACATATGCTCAGGTTTTCAGATACCGATGTGAAGAATAATTTGGGGGTTGTTTTAGAAGAGATTAAAGTAATAATTGAGAAATTAGAACAAACAAGAACCCACCCCTAG
- a CDS encoding HPF/RaiA family ribosome-associated protein, with product MTIQINTDKTINGEKRNADFFSSQIEEALQRFESHITRVEVHLKDENGKKDGFNDISCLLEARIEGRNPIAVSNQADTMDQAVKGAIDKIKTAIESILGKIQKQNH from the coding sequence ATGACAATCCAGATAAATACAGACAAAACCATTAATGGAGAAAAAAGAAATGCCGATTTTTTTTCTTCTCAGATTGAAGAGGCATTACAAAGGTTTGAGTCTCACATTACCAGAGTAGAGGTACATTTAAAAGATGAGAATGGAAAAAAAGACGGATTCAATGATATCTCGTGTCTGCTAGAAGCTAGAATCGAGGGCAGAAACCCCATTGCGGTTTCTAATCAAGCAGATACTATGGATCAAGCCGTTAAAGGTGCTATTGATAAAATAAAAACTGCTATAGAAAGTATTCTTGGTAAAATTCAAAAACAAAATCATTAG
- a CDS encoding AAA family ATPase, whose product MRITKFEAEGVNGYLRFNIDFNESLTFLIGINGSGKTTAIKLILGLLSPSWINLTQIKYEYAQVECEINDELIRIKSDFNDKEKIKLSISYPNTKKKTITSTVRVQELPNIQMSDYGRMEYRQIMSRFSRYESHFIELDAVKKIKEISTPVFLGLDRRIYEGGEIDLLSIDSFMQKRDFTTDIKGNLYESLLEIESLIKTNFIEYSQKQASISASLKNKIIYSSFDIIQGNENFGFNTKTDVDIESRKKRIIEASKNFEIPDLESKIIDYFNELSKIQKSLQKEQDKKGKDKETSQQFLKVLGQWFINNPQLERIDNIISLYENAQTEIELSYKEFIKFESLANLYFEENNKKLTIKKNGEISIKLPTDNTTGIFKLSSGEKQIIVMLAQLIFGKKRQIFIIDEPELSLHLGWQELFVNSLLEASPNTQFIMATHSPTIIGKIENQLYCQDLSQSMTNRG is encoded by the coding sequence ATGAGAATTACAAAATTTGAAGCAGAAGGCGTAAACGGATACTTGCGCTTCAATATCGACTTCAACGAATCATTAACTTTTCTGATAGGAATAAATGGTTCGGGTAAAACAACTGCTATAAAATTGATATTAGGTTTGCTTAGTCCAAGCTGGATAAATCTAACTCAGATAAAATATGAATATGCTCAGGTCGAATGTGAAATCAATGATGAATTAATAAGGATTAAATCTGACTTTAATGATAAAGAAAAAATAAAGCTCAGTATTTCTTATCCTAATACAAAGAAAAAAACCATTACAAGTACAGTAAGAGTACAAGAATTGCCTAATATTCAAATGAGTGATTATGGCAGGATGGAGTATCGTCAAATTATGAGTCGATTTTCTCGATACGAATCTCACTTTATTGAATTAGATGCAGTAAAAAAGATAAAAGAAATTAGTACACCTGTATTTTTAGGGTTGGATAGACGTATTTATGAAGGTGGTGAAATTGACCTATTAAGTATTGACTCTTTTATGCAAAAAAGAGACTTTACAACTGACATTAAAGGTAATTTGTATGAGAGCTTATTAGAAATAGAATCTTTAATAAAAACGAATTTTATTGAATATTCTCAAAAACAAGCATCCATCAGTGCTTCCTTAAAGAATAAAATCATTTATTCTTCATTTGATATAATACAAGGAAATGAAAATTTTGGTTTTAACACTAAAACAGATGTTGATATAGAATCAAGGAAAAAACGAATTATTGAAGCATCAAAAAACTTTGAAATTCCTGATTTAGAGTCAAAAATTATTGATTATTTCAATGAATTGAGTAAAATTCAAAAATCACTTCAAAAAGAGCAAGATAAAAAAGGGAAAGACAAGGAAACAAGTCAACAATTTTTAAAAGTTTTAGGACAATGGTTTATTAATAATCCTCAACTTGAGAGAATTGATAATATTATTTCACTTTACGAAAATGCTCAAACAGAGATTGAATTAAGCTATAAGGAGTTTATAAAATTTGAGTCTTTGGCCAATCTATACTTTGAGGAAAACAATAAGAAACTTACTATTAAAAAGAATGGGGAGATTTCAATAAAACTACCCACTGATAATACAACAGGAATTTTTAAACTTTCGTCAGGTGAAAAACAGATAATTGTAATGCTTGCCCAATTAATTTTCGGAAAGAAGAGACAAATATTTATAATCGATGAACCAGAATTAAGTCTTCATCTAGGATGGCAAGAGTTATTCGTTAATTCTCTCTTAGAAGCAAGTCCTAATACTCAATTCATAATGGCGACACATTCACCAACCATTATTGGAAAAATAGAAAACCAACTGTATTGCCAAGATTTGTCGCAATCAATGACAAATCGAGGATAA